From Candidatus Binatia bacterium:
TCGAGACCGGGACGAACTTCAATCAGATTCACATCGTCGGCGGACACGACCCGCGCCAGCTGTCGCTCGACTACTGGCTGCCGCTGATGCGGCGCTTCAAGGCGGCGCTGCCGCACGTGCAGCTCTCGCTCTTCACGGCCGCCGAGATCGAATACATGGCCAAGCGCCATCGCCTCTCGTTTCCCGCAATCGTGACGGCGCTCAAAGAGGCCGGACTCGACAACGTCAACGGCGGCGCCGCGGAGATCTTTGCGGACGGCACGCGTTCGAAGATCTGTCCGAACAAGGTGTCGGCGGCGAACTGGCTCGCGATCCACGAAGAGTTGCACCGTCAGGGAATCGCGAGCAACGCGACGATGCTCTACGGTCATATCGAATCGCTCGAAGACCGCGTGGATCACTTCATTCGGCTGCGCGAGTCGCAAGAGCGCTCGCCGGGCTTCAACGCCTTCATTCCGCTCGCGTTTCATCCCGACGGCAACGAACTCTCGTATTGCGGCTGGACGACCGGGCTCGACGACCTTCGCACGTTCGCCGTCGCGCGCCTGATGCTGAACAACTTCGACCACATCAAGGCGTACTGGATGATCCAAGGGTTGAAGGTCTGCCAAGTCGCGCTTGCGTTCGGCGCCGACGACATGGACGGCACGCACGGCTCGACGGACGAGGAGATGATCTACCACGCGGCCGGGACGCTCTCGGGGCAGTACGTGGACGATCGCGAGTTCCGCCGCCTGATCGAAGAGGCCGGTTACGTTCCCGTGCGCCGCAACTCGACCTACGACGAGTTCGCGTGGGATTGGTCGCCCGAATTGGTGTCCGCATGATGCGCTGCGGCCGAATCAAATACACGAACGACCTGCCGATCTACGCCGCGTTCGATGCCGGCGCGATCGAGTATCCGGGATCGCTGCACGCCGATACGCCCGCGCGTCTCAACGCGATGCTTCTTCACGGCGAGCTCGATATGAGCCCGATCAGCGCGTTCACGTGGGCCGCCAACCACGAACGGCTCGCGATCTTACCCGATCTTTGCATCGGCGCGCGCGACGAGGTCGTCTCGGTCGTGCTCGTCTCGCCGCTCCCGCCGGCCGAACTCGACGGGGCGACGATCTTCGTCACCGAGGAGTCGGCGAGCGGACGCAACCTGCTGCGCGTAATTCTCGAGCGGCGCTATGGCGTTCGTCCCCGCTACGCGGACGAGCCGCGGCCGATCGAGCGCGCGCTCGAAGGGGAACCGACGCTGCTGATCGGCGACTCCGCGATCGACGCGCTCGAGCGTTTCCCGTCGAAGCGCGTCTACGATTTGGGGCGGCTCTGGCACGAGTGGACCGGGCAACAGACGGTCTTCGCGGTCTGGGCGGCGCGGCGCG
This genomic window contains:
- a CDS encoding CofH family radical SAM protein, producing MAAADPALAQIERKLDLNVPLSMEDGLALYRTTDIHNLGRLARREKERKSGKKVFYVLNRYINSTNVCFAGCTFCSFAADEFKEPDRVFRMTPDQVFAKAIETGTNFNQIHIVGGHDPRQLSLDYWLPLMRRFKAALPHVQLSLFTAAEIEYMAKRHRLSFPAIVTALKEAGLDNVNGGAAEIFADGTRSKICPNKVSAANWLAIHEELHRQGIASNATMLYGHIESLEDRVDHFIRLRESQERSPGFNAFIPLAFHPDGNELSYCGWTTGLDDLRTFAVARLMLNNFDHIKAYWMIQGLKVCQVALAFGADDMDGTHGSTDEEMIYHAAGTLSGQYVDDREFRRLIEEAGYVPVRRNSTYDEFAWDWSPELVSA
- a CDS encoding menaquinone biosynthesis protein, which encodes MMRCGRIKYTNDLPIYAAFDAGAIEYPGSLHADTPARLNAMLLHGELDMSPISAFTWAANHERLAILPDLCIGARDEVVSVVLVSPLPPAELDGATIFVTEESASGRNLLRVILERRYGVRPRYADEPRPIERALEGEPTLLIGDSAIDALERFPSKRVYDLGRLWHEWTGQQTVFAVWAARREIYESDPAGVRACMHALTDAYTWSRSHGTEVVALAQRAIPRRPGFYQTYYGKLNFTLHVAAQNGLAAFCRELVAIGAIPSLPSFAEAAGALAS